In Hyla sarda isolate aHylSar1 unplaced genomic scaffold, aHylSar1.hap1 scaffold_695, whole genome shotgun sequence, one DNA window encodes the following:
- the LOC130343851 gene encoding DNA damage-regulated autophagy modulator protein 1-like, translated as MEIQGLGFLPILWVTWNLLGLSTLVTLTIALGHSRQPFISDTAVGYPEWIIYKVVFFGAPIIGVAVTYLQHRFMFLRSEPSAKHFRIYQKILFTLGCIMCIGTALNAVFTMGNNPTIHRISSGMAFICGAIYNVCQAGFLYKRSYSSRIVCHIRLASTLVTSVVLLLFSVGQVSFYTDLCTGHCEEIMYVPVMVAEYLGFCGVTLYHVTHYTDLQHLSVKISRNDINVSLRTKIPDPEQNHPVE; from the coding sequence ATGGAGATCCAGGGATTAGGGTTCTTGCCTATCCTTTGGGTCACATGGAACCTTTTGGGCCTCAGCACTCTTGTCACCTTGACCATCGCCCTAGGACATAGCAGACAGCCGTTTATCAGTGACACGGCTGTAGGATATCCTGAGTGGATAATATATAAGGTTGTGTTCTTTGGTGCACCCATCATAGGAGTTGCCGTCACCTACCTGCAGCACCGATTTATGTTCCTGCGCTCTGAACCATCTGCGAAGCATTTTAGGATTTACCAGAAGATCTTGTTTACCTTAGGATGCATCATGTGCATAGGAACAGCCCTGAATGCCGTATTTACTATGGGGAACAATCCTACAATACACAGGATCAGCTCAGGTATGGCATTTATTTGTGGagccatatataatgtgtgccaAGCTGGATTCCTATACAAAAGGTCATACAGCAGCCGGATTGTTTGCCATATAAGGCTGGCCTCCACCTTAGTGACTTCTGTGGTGCTGCTGCTCTTCAGTGTCGGTCAGGTCTCCTTCTATACGGATCTGTGCACCGGACACTGCGAGGAGATTATGTATGTCCCCGTCATGGTGGCTGAATACCTGGGATTCTGCGGCGTCACCTTATACCATGTGACCCACTATACAGATTTACAGCATTTGTCAGTAAAGATTTCCAGAAATGACATTAACGTCAGCCTGAGGACCAAGATACCGGACCCGGAACAGAACCATCCTGTAGAATAG